Part of the Ruania alba genome is shown below.
CGCGACCCCGTGGCACAGCTCGACGGCCTCTTCGAGATCGCCGAACGACGCGACGTCGGCATCGACATCCACCTGCACGACGGTGGCGAGCTCGGCGGGTTCACCTGCGATCTGATCGTCGATCGGGTGCGCCGCAGCGGGCTGCACGGCCGGGTGAACGTCTCGCACGGCTTCGCCCTCGGGGAGCTGGCCCCTGCGCGGCAAGCGGACCTGCTCGACGAGCTCGCCGAACTGGGCATCAGCTGGACCACCGTGGCCCCAGTGCGTTCGGCGCCGCTGCCGTGGCGGGCGATGCGGGACCGAATCGGGCTGGGGCTGGGGACCGACGGCATCCGTGACCTGTGGTCCCCGTTCGGTGACGGTGACATGCTGCGCATCGCACTCGCTTTCGCCCGCCTGCACGGGCTGCGCACCGACGAGGAGCTGAGCTATGCCGTGGAGCTGGCCGGCACCCGGGCCGCCGCCTTCGTGGGTCGTGACCAGCACAGCCTGGAACTGGGCTCGCGCGCCGACATCGTGCTGGTCGACGCCCAGAACGTGCCCGACGCGCTCGTGCGGGTACCGCGACGTGACCTCGTGCTTGCCGGCGGACGGGTGGTCGCGGCCGGGGGCGATCTGCAGCAGTGAACAGACTGCGCCAGTCCGTGGCGGTTCTGTCCGAGAACCGCCACTTCCGCCTGCTGTG
Proteins encoded:
- a CDS encoding amidohydrolase, which translates into the protein MADLLLSNVRPWGAEPVDIEITSDRITGTRPAGETPQTPASSAVVDGQGMLALPGFINAHAHVDKSWWNQPWVSYGGEPGTQGRIAHERAERDKYAIPSVPGARAILEQFLIHGTTATRSHVDVDLGVGLRGIESVREAAAELDGAVQVEIVAFPQDGVIRRPGVLELLDAAAAAGATSIGGIDPCTIDRDPVAQLDGLFEIAERRDVGIDIHLHDGGELGGFTCDLIVDRVRRSGLHGRVNVSHGFALGELAPARQADLLDELAELGISWTTVAPVRSAPLPWRAMRDRIGLGLGTDGIRDLWSPFGDGDMLRIALAFARLHGLRTDEELSYAVELAGTRAAAFVGRDQHSLELGSRADIVLVDAQNVPDALVRVPRRDLVLAGGRVVAAGGDLQQ